One window of Marinomonas primoryensis genomic DNA carries:
- the hydA gene encoding dihydropyrimidinase produces MSLLIKGGTIVTHEETFKADILCKDNKIVEIGDISEQPEDVEVIDATGKLIMPGGIDPHTHMQLPFMGTVAKDDFASGTAAALAGGTTTIIDFVIPNPQQSLLDAYHQWRDWAKKAHSNYSFHVAITWWDDTVAEEMNILVKDHGVNSFKHFMAYKNAIMATDDILVASFTKCLELGAIPTVHAENGELVYHLQNKLMAEGMTGPEAHPLSRPSSVEGEAANRAISIANTLGAPIYLVHVSTEEAVDAIRYAKDHGQTVFGEVLAGHLTVDESVYQNPDWATAAAHVMSPPFRPKHHQDALWKGVQAGTLQTTATDHCAFCAEQKAMGKDNFTQIPNGTAGVEERMMVLWEKGVNQGKITMNEFVALTSTNTAKIFNIYPSKGCIRVGADADLVIWNPAATKTISAKTHHSKIEHSIFEGMEIHGVPETTVCNGKLAWHNNTLMVKSGEGKYVDRPTYAPFYEALRKRQELNKPVAVKR; encoded by the coding sequence ATGAGTTTATTAATTAAAGGTGGGACGATCGTCACTCACGAAGAAACCTTCAAAGCCGATATTCTTTGTAAGGACAACAAAATCGTCGAAATCGGTGATATCAGCGAACAACCAGAAGACGTTGAAGTCATTGATGCTACCGGCAAACTCATCATGCCTGGTGGCATTGATCCACACACTCACATGCAATTGCCTTTTATGGGCACCGTCGCGAAAGACGATTTTGCTTCTGGCACCGCCGCCGCACTGGCCGGCGGCACGACAACCATTATCGATTTCGTCATCCCCAACCCTCAGCAGTCGCTCTTAGATGCCTATCATCAATGGCGTGACTGGGCGAAAAAAGCCCACTCAAATTACAGTTTCCATGTAGCGATTACTTGGTGGGATGACACTGTTGCCGAAGAAATGAACATACTGGTCAAAGACCATGGCGTAAACAGCTTTAAGCACTTTATGGCGTATAAGAATGCCATCATGGCGACCGATGATATTCTGGTGGCGAGCTTCACCAAATGCTTAGAACTCGGCGCGATTCCAACCGTCCATGCAGAGAATGGCGAGCTGGTGTATCACTTACAAAACAAACTCATGGCAGAAGGCATGACAGGACCAGAAGCGCATCCGCTGTCTCGTCCCTCTTCCGTTGAAGGCGAAGCCGCAAACCGAGCCATCAGCATTGCCAATACGCTCGGTGCGCCAATTTACCTTGTTCACGTCTCCACAGAAGAAGCTGTCGATGCCATTCGCTACGCTAAAGACCACGGCCAAACCGTATTTGGTGAAGTCTTAGCGGGCCACCTAACCGTTGATGAAAGCGTCTATCAAAACCCAGATTGGGCCACCGCAGCAGCGCACGTTATGAGCCCTCCTTTCAGACCCAAACATCACCAAGATGCACTCTGGAAAGGCGTACAAGCCGGTACACTGCAAACCACTGCCACCGACCATTGCGCCTTTTGTGCCGAACAAAAAGCCATGGGGAAAGACAACTTCACGCAAATACCCAACGGCACCGCCGGTGTGGAGGAACGCATGATGGTGTTATGGGAAAAAGGCGTTAACCAAGGCAAGATCACCATGAACGAATTTGTCGCTTTAACCTCAACCAACACCGCCAAAATCTTCAATATTTACCCGAGTAAAGGCTGTATTCGCGTTGGCGCAGACGCAGACTTAGTGATCTGGAACCCAGCGGCCACAAAAACGATTTCCGCGAAAACGCATCACTCGAAAATTGAACACAGTATTTTTGAAGGAATGGAAATTCATGGTGTACCTGAAACCACTGTTTGTAACGGGAAACTTGCATGGCACAACAATACCTTGATGGTAAAATCGGGAGAAGGAAAATACGTAGATCGCCCTACTTATGCGCCGTTTTACGAAGCGTTAAGAAAGCGTCAGGAATTAAATAAACCCGTCGCCGTAAAACGCTAG
- a CDS encoding DsbA family oxidoreductase — MKESLDIQFVSDIMCPWCVVGLGNLNKALDELKDTVSADITFQPFELNPEMRPEGQDFSEHITEKYGITKAQSDENRVMIQARGKEVDFDFNFTPESRMRNSFDAHRLLHWANLEGKQAELKMALFKAHFTHNQDISDYSTLANLAASVNLDPAAAKGILENGHFIDEVRKQEKMWQQHGITSVPTVIINNKYAISGGQPAEVFKNTIEEILKKEAEQKA; from the coding sequence ATGAAAGAGTCACTAGACATTCAATTTGTTTCCGACATCATGTGCCCTTGGTGCGTCGTCGGTCTTGGCAATCTCAATAAAGCATTAGACGAACTAAAAGACACCGTTAGTGCAGATATCACCTTCCAGCCATTTGAGCTCAATCCAGAGATGCGCCCAGAAGGACAGGACTTTAGCGAACACATCACAGAAAAGTACGGCATTACCAAAGCGCAATCAGACGAAAATAGAGTCATGATTCAAGCCCGCGGCAAAGAAGTCGACTTTGATTTCAACTTCACACCGGAAAGCCGTATGCGCAATTCTTTCGACGCGCATCGCTTATTGCATTGGGCAAATTTAGAAGGCAAACAAGCTGAGCTTAAAATGGCGTTATTTAAAGCGCATTTTACGCACAACCAAGATATTAGCGATTACAGTACGCTGGCAAATCTAGCAGCCAGCGTAAACCTTGATCCAGCGGCGGCCAAAGGTATTTTAGAAAATGGGCATTTTATCGATGAAGTGCGTAAACAAGAAAAAATGTGGCAACAACATGGCATCACATCAGTTCCCACTGTCATTATTAACAACAAGTACGCGATTTCTGGCGGGCAACCTGCGGAAGTCTTCAAAAACACCATAGAAGAAATTCTTAAAAAAGAGGCGGAGCAAAAGGCTTAA
- a CDS encoding TRAP transporter large permease has product MSASMIGFVGILIMFGLLVLRIPVAFAMFSVGFVGITVLDSSRSAFSLLASETFTLASSPELVVIPLFILMGNVASITGMSQKLYDAAYAIIGQLRGGLASATVIGCGGFAALSGSSVASALTMGKVALGQMDRFNYDKRLSTGVVAAGGTLGILIPPSTGFVIYAILTEQSIGRLFLAGVLPGIMLLLLFILVITVVCWFRPELGPAGPATSWRNKGKALLGAGPIVAVILLTIGGIYGGLFSPVEAAAVGAGIVILVGFVTRSLSLKALWHASRDAVVTTATVMLILIAAHLINPFMALSHIPSAVGELLSGLGLGVTGTLILILAIYLVLGCFLEGFAMLVLTLPIFFPIIMSLGIDPIWFGVLTVLTLEMGLISPPVGINVFIVKSVAPNVELGDIFKGVLPFWLMMILAVALLIIFPQIVLFLPNAMFG; this is encoded by the coding sequence ATGAGTGCATCAATGATTGGTTTTGTTGGCATCTTGATCATGTTCGGTCTGTTGGTGTTGCGTATTCCGGTGGCTTTTGCCATGTTTTCTGTGGGATTTGTGGGTATTACGGTGCTTGACAGCAGCCGATCCGCATTCAGTTTACTGGCATCGGAAACCTTCACTTTAGCCTCGTCGCCTGAATTGGTTGTTATCCCGCTGTTTATTCTGATGGGGAATGTCGCCTCCATCACAGGAATGAGTCAGAAACTATACGACGCCGCTTATGCCATCATAGGCCAGTTACGTGGCGGATTGGCTTCGGCTACGGTGATTGGTTGTGGCGGCTTTGCTGCGCTATCTGGTTCGTCGGTTGCATCAGCATTGACTATGGGGAAGGTCGCGTTAGGGCAGATGGATCGTTTCAATTACGATAAAAGGCTATCTACTGGCGTGGTTGCTGCAGGTGGCACACTGGGGATACTCATTCCACCGTCGACTGGATTCGTTATTTACGCGATTCTCACCGAGCAAAGTATCGGACGATTGTTTTTAGCCGGTGTTCTGCCAGGCATTATGTTGCTGCTATTGTTCATTTTAGTGATCACGGTAGTTTGTTGGTTTCGTCCAGAATTAGGGCCTGCTGGGCCTGCGACAAGCTGGCGTAATAAAGGCAAAGCCTTGTTGGGTGCTGGGCCGATTGTTGCTGTGATACTTCTGACGATTGGTGGCATTTATGGTGGATTATTTTCACCTGTTGAGGCGGCTGCCGTTGGCGCAGGGATTGTGATCTTAGTCGGATTTGTAACGCGATCTTTATCGCTAAAAGCCCTTTGGCATGCGTCTAGGGACGCGGTTGTTACCACGGCGACAGTGATGTTAATTTTGATTGCTGCTCACCTTATCAACCCATTTATGGCGCTTAGTCATATTCCTTCGGCAGTAGGGGAATTGTTGTCTGGATTGGGATTGGGAGTAACGGGAACGCTTATTCTTATCCTTGCAATCTACCTTGTGCTGGGCTGCTTTCTTGAAGGTTTCGCCATGCTGGTTCTGACCTTGCCGATTTTCTTCCCTATCATTATGTCACTTGGTATAGATCCGATTTGGTTTGGCGTGCTGACGGTTCTGACTCTTGAGATGGGCTTAATTTCTCCTCCTGTTGGTATTAATGTCTTCATCGTCAAATCTGTCGCACCGAACGTGGAGTTAGGCGACATTTTCAAAGGAGTGCTTCCTTTCTGGTTGATGATGATCTTGGCGGTCGCTTTGCTAATTATCTTCCCGCAGATTGTTCTTTTTCTTCCTAACGCTATGTTTGGTTGA